The following coding sequences lie in one Danio rerio strain Tuebingen ecotype United States chromosome 25, GRCz12tu, whole genome shotgun sequence genomic window:
- the LOC137489377 gene encoding histone H2B 1/2-like, protein MPEPAKTAPKKGSKKAVTKTAGKSGKKRRRTRKESYAIYVYKVLKQVHPDTGISSKAMGIMNSFVNDIFERIAGEASRLAHYNKRSTITSREIQTAVRLLLPGELAKHAVSEGTKAVTKYTSSK, encoded by the coding sequence ATGCCTGAACCAGCGAAGACCGCGCCCAAGAAGGGCTCCAAGAAAGCCGTCACCAAGACCGCTGGCAAAAGCGGCAAGAAACGCAGAAGAACCAGGAAGGAGAGCTATGCTATCTACGTCTATAAGGTGTTGAAGCAGGTCCATCCCGACACTGGGATCTCTTCTAAGGCGATGGGCATCATGAACTCGTTCGTCAACGACATTTTCGAGCGCATCGCCGGTGAGGCGTCTCGTCTCGCTCACTACAACAAGCGCTCCACCATCACTTCCAGAGAGATCCAGACCGCCGTGCGTCTGCTGCTGCCTGGTGAACTGGCTAAACACGCCGTGTCTGAGGGCACAAAGGCCGTCACCAAGTACACCAGCTCCAAGTAA